In a single window of the Nicotiana tomentosiformis chromosome 8, ASM39032v3, whole genome shotgun sequence genome:
- the LOC138897374 gene encoding uncharacterized protein: MPTGKLAKWQILLSEFDIVYITQKAMKGQALANHLAENQVDGDYEPLTTYFPDEKVLFAGEDITETYPGRFRFADTPSPRRMVHQNVKILPYLHCVKELCKKFTKIEFKNVPRIQNEFVDALATLSSMIQHPDKNYIDPIEIEIRDQHAYCFHVDEEPDGKP, translated from the exons ATGCCTACcggaaagctagctaaatggcaaattctcctcagtgaatttgacattgtgtacataactcagaagGCCATGAAAGGACAAGCTTTAGCTAACCACCTCGCCGAGAATCAAGTGGATGGAGATTACGAACCGCTTACCACGTATTTCCCCGATGAGAAAGTACTATTTGCCGGGGAGGATATTACAGAAACATACCCTGG GAGATTCCGATTTGCtgatacaccaagtccaaggAGAATGGTCCACCAGAATGTGAAGATACTTCCATACCTGCACTGCGTGAAAGAGTtgtgcaagaagttcacaaagattgagttcaagAATGTCCCCaggattcagaacgagttcgTTGATGCCCTTGCGACCCTATCATCCATGATtcagcatccagacaagaactacatcgacccTATCGAGATAGAGATCAGGGATCAACATGCCTATTGCTTCCATGTAGATGAAGAACCCGATGGTAAACCATGA